A portion of the Suricata suricatta isolate VVHF042 chromosome 11, meerkat_22Aug2017_6uvM2_HiC, whole genome shotgun sequence genome contains these proteins:
- the PATE2 gene encoding prostate and testis expressed protein 2 isoform X5: MTVPALPLFCIFVLYRPSVDWIESTLTCEGIRVCYHCDHFDGYKCLTHLKRCWKFNLMAYNRTCTTDHYYYSDRITGRHLYRYSKLSCSPCEEGMVQEFHDLVRETFCCNHADLCNNGNINMDTTLKFGKEVDKMT; the protein is encoded by the exons ATGACTGTACCGGCTTTGCCCTTATTCTGCATTTTTGTTCTATACAGGCCTTCAGTGGATTGGATAGAGTCTACCCTCACTTGTGAAG ggATTCGGGTTTGCTATCACTGTGATCACTTTGATGGATACAAATGCCTCACCCACTTGAAAAGGTGCTGGAAGTTCAATCTAATGGCATATAACAGGACTTGTACCACAGATCACTATTACTATAGTGATCGCATTACAG gGAGACATCTGTATCGTTATTCAAAATTGTCTTGTAGTCCTTGTGAAGAGGGAATGGTCCAAGAATTCCATGACTTAGTGAGAGAAACATTTTGCTGCAATCATGCTGACTTGTGTAATAATGGCAACATAAATATGGATACTACACTGAAATTTGGAAAAGAGGTAGATAAGATGACTTAA